The proteins below are encoded in one region of Microbacterium pygmaeum:
- a CDS encoding MarR family winged helix-turn-helix transcriptional regulator — translation MAQESDEVDRIVEAWIAQRPDLDFSPLEVLSRVDRLSRHLDRARRDAFRRSELEPWEWDVLSALRRAGDPFQLSPKQLLQQTLVSSGTMTNRIDRLVGRRLVRRVADPDDGRSVLVTLTNEGRTRVDAAITRLVDAEALLLGTLSRGDRDRLAGLLRKLSLGFDT, via the coding sequence ATGGCGCAAGAGTCCGACGAGGTCGACCGCATCGTGGAGGCATGGATCGCCCAGCGGCCCGACCTCGACTTCTCGCCCCTGGAGGTCCTCTCCCGCGTCGACCGGCTCTCGAGGCACCTGGACCGCGCCCGGCGCGACGCGTTCCGCCGCAGTGAGCTCGAGCCGTGGGAGTGGGACGTGCTGTCGGCGCTGCGGCGGGCAGGCGACCCGTTCCAGCTGAGCCCGAAACAGCTGCTGCAGCAGACGCTGGTCTCCAGCGGCACGATGACCAACCGGATCGACCGACTCGTGGGACGCCGGCTCGTTCGGCGCGTCGCCGACCCGGACGACGGCCGCAGCGTCCTGGTCACGCTCACCAACGAGGGACGCACGAGAGTGGATGCCGCGATCACGCGCCTCGTGGACGCCGAGGCGCTCCTGCTGGGCACATTGTCCCGCGGCGACCGGGACCGCCTCGCGGGGCTCCTGCGCAAGCTGAGCCTGGGGTTCGACACGTGA
- a CDS encoding FAD:protein FMN transferase, translated as MGADPRTGGTATQTDPAQPALWRFEAIGTRWEVETAVPLDRLVRDRVGAVIDRFDREWSRFRPDSLVSELSAGGAAPAPDDAVDMLAAFAELSDATAGAVNPLVGRALEARGYDAGYGFVDRGAQAAPQDWRRVLEWDNGMLRLHEPAMVDVGALGKGRLVDRVVDVVAESVHGQIVVDAGGDLAVRGGPQRIGLEHPYDPTRAIGVVKVADAALCASAINRRAWGDGLHHVLDARTGIPVRTIAATWAIAPSAMRADAIATALFFDGGPQLAHEWGVDWVRMTTDGRVEWSPGSQAELFTRPASVEG; from the coding sequence ATGGGCGCCGACCCGCGCACGGGCGGCACGGCGACGCAGACCGATCCGGCCCAGCCGGCGCTCTGGCGGTTCGAGGCGATCGGGACGCGCTGGGAGGTCGAGACCGCCGTGCCCCTCGACCGGCTCGTCCGCGATCGCGTCGGAGCGGTGATCGACCGCTTCGACCGGGAGTGGTCGCGCTTCCGTCCGGATTCGCTCGTCTCCGAGCTGTCCGCCGGCGGCGCGGCGCCCGCTCCCGATGATGCCGTCGACATGCTCGCCGCGTTCGCCGAGCTCTCGGACGCGACGGCTGGCGCGGTCAACCCGCTCGTGGGCCGGGCGCTGGAAGCGCGCGGCTACGACGCGGGATACGGCTTCGTCGACCGCGGAGCGCAGGCCGCACCGCAGGACTGGCGGCGCGTGCTCGAATGGGACAACGGGATGCTGCGCCTGCACGAACCCGCCATGGTGGACGTCGGCGCCCTGGGCAAGGGGCGTCTCGTCGACCGGGTGGTCGACGTGGTCGCCGAGTCCGTTCACGGCCAGATCGTCGTGGACGCCGGCGGCGATCTCGCCGTGCGCGGAGGACCGCAGCGCATCGGCCTGGAGCATCCGTACGACCCCACCCGGGCGATCGGCGTGGTGAAGGTGGCGGACGCGGCGCTGTGCGCATCGGCCATCAACCGCCGCGCGTGGGGGGACGGGCTGCATCACGTGCTGGATGCCCGCACCGGCATCCCCGTGCGCACGATCGCTGCGACCTGGGCGATCGCGCCGAGCGCGATGCGGGCGGACGCGATCGCGACCGCGCTGTTCTTCGACGGCGGGCCGCAGCTGGCGCACGAGTGGGGCGTGGACTGGGTCCGCATGACCACCGACGGGCGGGTCGAATGGTCGCCGGGATCGCAGGCCGAGCTGTTCACCCGTCCCGCTAGCGTGGAGGGATGA
- a CDS encoding ABC-F family ATP-binding cassette domain-containing protein: MAHLLGAEALQLEFPTRIIFDSVSLGVDEGDRIGVVGRNGDGKSSLLAMLAGRLEPNSGRVTVRRGVDVGVLDQGDTLDDADTVASAVVGDLPEHEWAGDPRVRDVTAGLLAGFDWHASISSLSGGQRRRVSLAKLLIGDHDVLMLDEPTNHLDVEAIAWLADHLKRRWSTTSGALLVVTHDRWFLDEVCTRTWEVHDRIVEPFDGGYAAYILQRVERDRMAASSEAKRQNLAKKELAWLRRGAPARTSKPQFRIDAANALIADVPEIRDPVALRSLAVSRLGKDVVDLLDASVTYPSTGSGADTAVLTDVEWRIAPGERTGILGVNGAGKSTLLGLVSGTVLPTGGRVKRGKTVKVATLTQRLDELEEHLDSPVRVVLERLRTTYTFGAGSKSQELTPGQLLERMGFTSPQLSTPVKDLSGGQKRRLQLLLVLLDQPNVLILDEPTNDLDTDMLAAIEDLLDSWPGTLLVVSHDRYFLERVTDQQYAILDGRLRHLPGGVDEYLRLRHRQQEQSAAGPSASVSAARASSLTGSELRTAQKEVSAIERRLAKLDALINAAHQSIAEHDQDDYEGVAALTGKVDELQIEVAGLEERWLELSELV; encoded by the coding sequence ATGGCGCATCTTCTCGGGGCCGAGGCCCTGCAACTCGAATTCCCCACCCGCATCATCTTCGACTCCGTCTCACTCGGGGTCGACGAGGGCGACCGCATCGGCGTGGTGGGACGCAACGGCGACGGCAAGTCCAGTCTCCTCGCGATGCTCGCCGGTCGACTCGAGCCGAATTCGGGCCGTGTGACAGTGCGGCGCGGCGTCGACGTCGGCGTGCTCGACCAGGGCGACACCCTCGATGACGCCGACACCGTCGCATCCGCCGTCGTGGGCGACCTGCCCGAGCACGAGTGGGCAGGCGACCCCCGAGTCCGCGACGTCACCGCCGGTCTCCTCGCCGGTTTCGACTGGCACGCATCGATCTCGTCCCTTTCGGGAGGTCAGCGGCGCCGGGTCTCGCTCGCGAAGCTGCTCATCGGCGACCACGACGTGCTCATGCTCGACGAGCCCACGAACCACCTCGACGTGGAGGCGATCGCGTGGCTGGCCGACCACCTCAAGCGTCGCTGGTCGACCACCTCCGGGGCGCTGCTGGTCGTGACCCACGACCGGTGGTTCCTCGATGAGGTCTGCACCCGCACGTGGGAGGTGCACGACCGCATCGTCGAGCCGTTCGACGGCGGGTACGCCGCGTACATCCTGCAACGGGTGGAGCGCGATCGGATGGCGGCATCGTCGGAGGCGAAGCGGCAGAACCTGGCGAAGAAGGAACTGGCGTGGCTGCGCCGCGGCGCCCCCGCGCGCACGTCGAAGCCGCAGTTCCGCATCGACGCGGCCAATGCGCTCATCGCCGACGTTCCCGAGATCCGCGACCCGGTCGCGCTGCGTTCGCTGGCGGTCTCGCGGCTCGGCAAGGACGTCGTCGACCTGCTGGATGCGTCGGTGACCTACCCGTCCACGGGCTCCGGGGCCGACACAGCTGTGCTGACCGACGTCGAGTGGCGCATCGCGCCGGGGGAGCGGACCGGCATCCTGGGCGTGAACGGCGCCGGCAAGTCCACGCTTCTCGGGCTCGTCTCCGGCACGGTGCTGCCCACCGGCGGCCGCGTCAAGCGCGGCAAGACCGTGAAGGTCGCCACCCTCACCCAGCGCCTCGATGAACTCGAGGAGCACCTGGACAGTCCGGTCCGCGTCGTCCTGGAGCGCCTGCGGACCACGTACACGTTCGGTGCCGGCTCGAAGTCGCAGGAGCTCACGCCCGGCCAGCTGCTCGAGCGCATGGGCTTCACGAGCCCTCAGCTCTCCACGCCCGTCAAGGACCTCTCCGGCGGCCAGAAGCGTCGGCTGCAGCTGCTGCTCGTCCTGCTCGACCAGCCCAACGTGCTGATCCTCGATGAGCCGACCAACGACCTGGACACCGACATGCTCGCCGCCATCGAGGACCTCCTGGACTCCTGGCCGGGCACCCTTTTGGTCGTCTCCCATGACCGGTACTTCCTCGAGCGGGTCACCGATCAGCAGTACGCGATCCTCGACGGCCGACTGCGCCACCTCCCGGGAGGCGTCGACGAGTATCTCCGTCTGCGACACCGTCAGCAGGAGCAGAGCGCGGCCGGTCCGTCGGCATCGGTATCGGCCGCCCGCGCGTCGAGCCTGACCGGCAGCGAACTGCGGACCGCTCAGAAGGAGGTCTCGGCGATCGAGCGCCGCCTGGCCAAGCTCGACGCGCTGATCAACGCCGCCCATCAGAGCATCGCGGAACACGATCAGGACGACTACGAGGGCGTCGCGGCCCTGACCGGCAAGGTCGACGAGCTCCAGATCGAAGTCGCCGGCCTCGAAGAGCGCTGGCTGGAGCTGTCCGAACTGGTGTGA
- a CDS encoding ABC transporter substrate-binding protein: MFTARTRKGLAGIAGIAVAALALAGCASSNPLDDGSGASAGASDGTIVVGSQAYYSNEIIAEIYAQALEAGGVTVERQFNIGQRDAYIPLLEDGSVSLFPEYSGNLLQFFDEETTARTSEDVYAALPDVLPEGLEVLDQSTASDQDSYTVTKAFADEYDLTTIADLANVTVPLTLGGNAELAERPYGPTGLKDTYGVDVAFSATGDTTVEDLVAGTVNIANVYTADPRIQTEDLVVLEDPEGLFLASNVVPVVNSAVADQVADIINAVSAKLTPEGLVALNVESTVDQKSSAEIAKAWLADNGLS; this comes from the coding sequence ATGTTCACAGCACGAACCCGGAAGGGCCTCGCCGGTATCGCCGGCATCGCCGTCGCCGCGCTCGCCCTCGCCGGCTGCGCATCCAGCAATCCGCTCGACGACGGCTCCGGTGCAAGCGCCGGAGCCTCCGACGGCACGATCGTCGTCGGCTCGCAGGCGTACTACTCCAACGAGATCATCGCCGAGATCTACGCGCAGGCGCTCGAGGCCGGCGGCGTCACCGTCGAGCGGCAGTTCAACATCGGTCAGCGCGATGCGTACATCCCGCTCCTCGAAGACGGCTCGGTCAGCCTGTTCCCCGAGTACAGCGGAAACCTGCTCCAGTTCTTCGACGAGGAGACCACGGCCCGCACGTCGGAAGACGTCTACGCAGCCCTGCCCGACGTGCTGCCGGAGGGCCTGGAGGTGCTCGACCAGTCCACGGCGAGCGATCAGGACTCGTACACCGTCACGAAGGCCTTCGCCGACGAGTACGACCTGACGACGATCGCGGATCTGGCCAACGTGACGGTTCCGCTGACCCTCGGCGGCAACGCCGAACTGGCCGAGCGTCCCTACGGTCCGACCGGCCTGAAGGACACCTACGGCGTCGACGTCGCATTCTCCGCGACCGGCGACACCACCGTCGAGGACCTCGTCGCCGGCACGGTCAACATCGCCAACGTCTACACCGCAGACCCGCGCATCCAGACCGAGGACCTCGTCGTGCTGGAAGACCCCGAGGGTCTCTTCCTGGCCTCCAACGTGGTTCCCGTCGTGAACTCGGCTGTCGCGGATCAGGTGGCCGACATCATCAACGCGGTCAGCGCCAAGCTGACCCCGGAGGGTCTGGTCGCCCTGAACGTTGAGAGCACGGTCGACCAGAAGTCCTCGGCCGAGATCGCCAAGGCGTGGCTGGCCGACAACGGTCTGAGCTGA
- a CDS encoding FAD-dependent oxidoreductase: MLAGLTAVWNRVFGVLGRVSMYRLVLLALVALSAIALIVSLFGLVAPTPLELIVSMAVLAVVCVGTDAAAQSILKLPWRIESSLITASILLFVLRPTLDPVALAGVAIAAAAASLSKYLLAWRGRHIFNPAAVGATVLTLLSIAAPALGASSWWVGTPVLAAPVIVLGLIVLMRTEKVRVIAVFLVIAVAVGVVRTSVQYQAAGLPIEAVDLLGPVLWSSPFLFLGAFMLSEPLTLPPRRWQQFTVAAVVGVLAGWPIDLVVVSLGQERALLIGNLVAFAFAFSARSAVKLTLQSRAEITPTVQELTFRTHRPLSFVPGQYLELDVPHKHPDARGTRREFSIASAPQELPTLRVAFRESPGAATRSSYKRALAEVAPGDDLAVTGVWGDFVLPKRSGSPVLMVAAGIGVTPFVAQLNSLRLGQDDRDVVVVYVASEAAELAFRPELEASGVPVVVFTRDEPRGLPRHWSWARGVRLDADGLQQVVPDLAARHAYISGPPGLIADLAPALEKARSITTDAFSGY, translated from the coding sequence ATGCTCGCCGGTCTGACCGCTGTCTGGAATCGCGTGTTCGGCGTGCTCGGCCGCGTGTCGATGTACCGGCTGGTGCTCCTCGCTTTGGTCGCGCTGTCCGCGATCGCCCTGATCGTGTCGCTGTTCGGCCTGGTCGCGCCCACGCCGCTGGAGCTGATCGTCTCGATGGCGGTCCTGGCCGTCGTGTGCGTGGGCACTGATGCCGCGGCCCAGTCGATCCTGAAGCTGCCGTGGCGCATCGAGTCGTCGCTGATCACCGCATCGATCCTGCTCTTCGTGCTGCGCCCGACGCTGGATCCCGTCGCGCTGGCGGGCGTCGCGATCGCGGCTGCCGCGGCATCCCTCTCCAAGTACCTCCTCGCCTGGCGAGGCCGCCACATCTTCAACCCGGCCGCCGTCGGGGCAACCGTCCTCACGCTGCTGAGCATCGCCGCTCCCGCCCTCGGCGCCTCCTCGTGGTGGGTGGGCACGCCCGTGCTGGCCGCGCCGGTGATCGTCCTTGGGCTGATCGTGCTGATGCGGACCGAGAAGGTGCGCGTCATCGCGGTCTTCCTCGTGATCGCCGTCGCGGTCGGCGTCGTGCGCACATCGGTTCAGTACCAGGCGGCGGGACTGCCGATCGAGGCCGTCGACCTGCTGGGCCCGGTGCTGTGGTCCTCGCCGTTCCTGTTTCTCGGCGCCTTCATGCTCTCCGAGCCCCTGACCCTCCCGCCGCGCCGTTGGCAGCAGTTCACGGTCGCGGCCGTGGTGGGCGTCCTCGCCGGCTGGCCGATCGATCTCGTCGTGGTCAGCCTGGGCCAGGAACGGGCGCTGCTGATCGGCAACCTGGTCGCGTTCGCCTTCGCGTTCTCGGCGCGCTCGGCGGTGAAGCTCACGCTCCAGTCGCGGGCCGAGATCACCCCGACCGTGCAGGAGCTGACGTTCCGCACGCACCGGCCGCTGTCGTTCGTGCCCGGCCAGTACCTCGAGCTCGACGTGCCGCACAAGCACCCCGATGCCCGCGGCACGCGCCGCGAGTTCAGCATCGCCTCGGCTCCGCAAGAGCTGCCGACGCTGCGCGTCGCCTTCCGCGAGAGCCCCGGGGCCGCCACGAGGTCCTCGTACAAGCGCGCGCTCGCCGAGGTCGCGCCCGGCGACGACCTCGCGGTCACCGGCGTCTGGGGCGATTTCGTGCTGCCGAAGCGTTCGGGCAGCCCGGTGCTGATGGTCGCTGCCGGGATCGGCGTGACGCCGTTCGTGGCCCAGCTCAACTCGCTGCGCCTCGGCCAGGACGATCGGGACGTCGTGGTCGTCTACGTCGCATCCGAGGCGGCCGAACTCGCCTTCCGTCCCGAGTTGGAGGCATCCGGCGTTCCCGTCGTCGTCTTCACGCGCGACGAGCCGAGGGGCCTGCCGCGGCATTGGAGCTGGGCGCGCGGCGTCCGGCTCGACGCGGACGGCCTGCAGCAGGTCGTCCCCGACCTGGCGGCACGGCACGCGTACATCTCCGGCCCGCCGGGCCTGATCGCCGATCTCGCGCCGGCGCTGGAGAAGGCCCGGTCGATCACGACCGATGCCTTCAGCGGCTACTGA
- a CDS encoding FMN-binding protein produces MIRTTAVPRPIRTSAAIAGVVGVIALAGCASTTTAEPATEPTGQSTTSASGQPTADASASADAGASTSTYADGTYTAEGSYATPESVESITVTVTLADDVITAVEVTGDPQKRESEQYQGQFIGGISDVVVGQDIDTISVSRVAGSSLTSGGFNEAIDAIKSEAAA; encoded by the coding sequence ATGATCCGCACCACCGCCGTACCCCGTCCCATCCGCACGTCCGCCGCGATCGCCGGAGTCGTCGGAGTGATCGCGCTCGCCGGTTGCGCGAGCACCACCACCGCCGAGCCCGCGACCGAGCCGACCGGCCAGTCGACGACATCCGCGTCCGGGCAGCCCACCGCCGACGCGTCGGCTTCGGCGGATGCAGGCGCGTCCACCAGCACCTACGCCGACGGCACGTACACGGCGGAGGGGTCGTACGCGACACCCGAATCCGTCGAGTCGATCACCGTCACCGTCACGCTCGCCGACGACGTCATCACGGCGGTCGAGGTGACCGGCGACCCGCAGAAGCGCGAGTCCGAGCAGTATCAGGGCCAGTTCATCGGAGGCATCTCGGATGTCGTCGTCGGGCAGGACATCGACACGATCTCGGTGAGCCGCGTCGCCGGCTCGTCGCTGACCAGCGGTGGATTCAACGAGGCCATCGACGCGATCAAGTCCGAAGCGGCGGCCTGA
- a CDS encoding sensor histidine kinase, with amino-acid sequence MTAPAVAAGRAGSRNRRRWSLQTRLMVAIIGMVALILVIVAVATSAILGQVLQDNLNTKVRESVQLTGQTLLRMQFPPTPTPIDAYDVLDNGRQEPGSLLVLRAPDGTTTGAYVSSENSVVSLTDAQVDSVFDAVGQPDTTTLPVQGLGDYRVAAYQAQDYVGIVGLPLSDVQSTITQILTTVVLVTAGGLLLLAAVIAFVIRASLAPLRAVADTATRVAAMPMSAGAVSITERVPDAQTDEETEIGRVGHALNTLLDHVDESLDERQRNEERMRRFVADASHELRTPLASIRGYSELSLRALRQGQGPDSAANTESALERIQAQSLRMTTLVEDLLLLARLDEGQELVYGTVDLSRLAIEAVADARPAGPDHIWVLDLDEEPVVIAGDAARLHQVAGNLLANARTHTPAGSEVSVTVLREGSDAVLRVHDDGPGVDPALTDELFERFSRADRSRARKTGGTGLGLSIGRAIVEAHGGTLTVRSAPGDTTFEMRLPARPADPASSATERRADQ; translated from the coding sequence GCGATCCTCGGCCAGGTGCTGCAGGACAACCTGAACACCAAGGTCCGGGAGTCCGTCCAGCTGACCGGGCAAACGCTGCTGCGGATGCAGTTTCCGCCGACACCGACGCCGATCGACGCATACGACGTGCTCGACAACGGGCGCCAGGAGCCCGGAAGCCTCCTGGTCCTGCGCGCACCCGATGGCACGACGACCGGGGCGTACGTCAGCAGTGAGAACTCCGTCGTGTCGCTCACCGATGCGCAGGTGGACTCCGTCTTCGACGCGGTCGGGCAGCCCGACACCACGACCCTTCCCGTCCAGGGGCTGGGCGACTACCGGGTGGCCGCCTACCAGGCGCAGGACTACGTCGGCATCGTCGGTCTGCCGCTCAGCGACGTGCAGAGCACGATCACGCAGATCCTCACCACGGTCGTGCTCGTGACCGCGGGAGGACTGCTGCTGCTTGCCGCCGTCATCGCGTTCGTCATCCGGGCGAGTCTGGCGCCCCTGCGCGCCGTGGCCGATACCGCGACGCGGGTGGCCGCGATGCCGATGTCGGCCGGTGCCGTCTCGATCACCGAGCGCGTCCCCGATGCGCAGACCGACGAGGAGACCGAGATCGGACGCGTGGGTCACGCGTTGAACACGCTCCTGGACCACGTCGACGAGTCGCTCGACGAGCGTCAGCGCAACGAAGAGCGGATGCGCCGGTTCGTCGCCGACGCCAGCCATGAGCTGCGCACTCCTCTGGCATCGATCCGCGGCTATTCGGAGCTCTCGCTCCGCGCCCTCCGACAGGGACAGGGACCGGACTCGGCCGCGAACACCGAATCCGCGCTGGAGCGCATCCAGGCGCAGTCGCTGCGGATGACGACGCTCGTGGAGGACCTGCTGCTGCTCGCGCGACTCGACGAGGGCCAGGAGCTCGTCTACGGGACCGTCGATCTGTCGAGACTGGCGATCGAAGCCGTCGCCGATGCCCGCCCGGCCGGTCCGGACCACATCTGGGTGCTGGATCTCGACGAGGAGCCGGTGGTGATCGCCGGCGACGCCGCGCGCCTGCACCAGGTCGCCGGGAACCTCCTCGCGAACGCCCGCACCCACACGCCCGCCGGCAGCGAGGTCAGCGTGACGGTGCTGCGAGAGGGAAGCGACGCCGTGCTCCGCGTGCACGACGACGGGCCAGGAGTCGACCCGGCGCTCACCGACGAGCTGTTCGAGCGGTTCTCCCGCGCGGACCGATCCCGCGCTCGCAAGACCGGCGGCACCGGGCTCGGCCTGTCCATCGGCCGCGCCATCGTGGAGGCGCACGGCGGCACCCTCACGGTGCGCAGCGCGCCGGGCGACACGACCTTCGAGATGCGCCTGCCGGCCAGACCGGCCGATCCGGCGTCCTCAGCGACGGAGCGCCGCGCCGATCAGTAG
- the glmU gene encoding bifunctional UDP-N-acetylglucosamine diphosphorylase/glucosamine-1-phosphate N-acetyltransferase GlmU — MSENTIVPPLAVVILAAGQGTRMKSSLPKVLHRIGGQALVGHVLDTAYALSPERVLLVVRHERDLVAGAVLDVAPGVIVVDQDEIPGTGRAVEVALERLADFGGDVLVLSGDVPLLDGETLARLLQAHRESAAAVTLLSAVVDDATGYGRVIRDAAGDVQRIVEQKDATADEASVTEINAGVYVFQSAPLRTHLPMVGTANTQGEKYLTDVVALLRDSRLTVTASAAPDAGAALGVNDRVQLSDAARRLNARTVRRWQLEGASILDPATTWIDVTATLAPDVTVLPNTHILRTTSIAAGATVGPDTSLVDCEVGENATVTRTDATLAVIGAGATVGPFAYLRPGTYLGDRGKIGTFVETKNSTIGARSKVPHLSYIGDTTIGTGVNLGAGAITANYDDLTKHRTEIGDEVHTGSHNVFVAPVRIGAGAKTGAGAVIRKDVPPGALALSVAPQRNVEGWVETNRPGTGAAEVAAQARSAQKADDGAQEQDG, encoded by the coding sequence ATGTCCGAGAACACCATCGTCCCTCCGCTCGCCGTCGTCATCCTCGCCGCCGGGCAGGGGACGCGCATGAAGTCCTCCCTGCCGAAGGTGCTCCACCGCATCGGCGGTCAGGCCCTGGTCGGGCACGTGCTGGACACGGCATACGCGCTCTCACCGGAGCGCGTGCTGCTGGTGGTCCGCCACGAGCGCGACCTCGTCGCCGGTGCGGTGCTGGATGTCGCGCCCGGCGTCATCGTCGTCGACCAGGACGAGATCCCCGGCACCGGACGCGCCGTCGAGGTCGCGCTGGAGCGCCTCGCGGACTTCGGCGGCGACGTCCTGGTCCTCAGCGGCGACGTGCCGCTGCTGGACGGCGAGACGCTCGCCAGGCTCCTGCAGGCCCACCGCGAGAGCGCGGCAGCGGTCACCCTGTTGAGCGCAGTCGTGGACGATGCGACCGGGTACGGCAGGGTGATCCGGGATGCCGCGGGAGACGTGCAGCGGATCGTGGAGCAGAAGGACGCCACGGCCGACGAGGCATCCGTCACCGAGATCAACGCGGGGGTCTACGTCTTCCAGTCCGCCCCCCTGCGCACCCATCTCCCGATGGTGGGCACCGCGAACACGCAGGGCGAGAAGTACCTGACCGACGTGGTCGCCCTGCTGCGCGATTCACGCCTGACCGTCACCGCGTCCGCGGCGCCCGACGCCGGGGCGGCGCTCGGAGTCAACGACCGCGTGCAGCTGTCGGATGCGGCTCGGCGGCTCAACGCCCGCACCGTCCGGCGCTGGCAACTGGAGGGTGCGAGCATCCTCGATCCTGCGACCACGTGGATCGATGTCACCGCGACCCTGGCCCCCGATGTGACCGTTCTGCCGAACACCCACATCCTGCGGACGACGTCGATCGCAGCGGGGGCGACCGTCGGCCCCGACACGAGCCTGGTCGACTGCGAGGTGGGCGAGAACGCCACGGTCACCCGCACCGATGCGACGCTGGCGGTGATCGGCGCCGGAGCCACCGTCGGACCCTTCGCCTACCTGCGCCCGGGCACCTACCTCGGCGACCGCGGCAAGATCGGCACCTTCGTCGAGACGAAGAACTCCACGATCGGTGCGCGCAGCAAGGTGCCGCACCTCTCCTACATCGGCGACACCACGATCGGCACGGGCGTGAACCTCGGCGCCGGCGCGATCACCGCCAACTACGACGACCTCACCAAGCACCGCACCGAGATCGGCGACGAGGTGCACACCGGCTCGCACAACGTCTTCGTGGCGCCCGTTAGGATCGGAGCAGGCGCGAAGACCGGAGCCGGAGCGGTGATCCGCAAGGATGTCCCTCCCGGCGCTCTGGCACTCAGCGTGGCCCCCCAGCGAAACGTCGAGGGGTGGGTCGAGACCAACAGGCCGGGTACCGGTGCGGCGGAGGTCGCCGCGCAGGCTCGGTCCGCACAGAAAGCGGACGATGGGGCGCAAGAGCAAGACGGTTGA
- a CDS encoding ribose-phosphate diphosphokinase translates to MGRKSKTVDLDRDNDIAPGLVAKTKKRLVVAGGRSHPDLSADVATALGTQLVPTEYRTFASGEILTRFEVSIRGCDFFLIQSFGPPVNEWLMETLIMLDAAKRASAKRITVVAPYYPYSRQDKKSRGREPISARLVADLLKTAGADRVMSVDLHAAQIQGFFDGPVDHLFAKPVLLEYFERTLSPGDRSKLTVVSPDTGRVRVADTWSDSLGAPLAIIHKRRDPNVANQVTVNEIVGQVDGRVCLLVDDMIDTGGTIVKAAEALKNSGAERVIVAATHAIFSDPAASRLQSEAIDEVVVTDTVPIPADKRFASLTILPIAPLLARAIHEVFEDGSVTSMFDGAA, encoded by the coding sequence ATGGGGCGCAAGAGCAAGACGGTTGATCTCGACCGCGACAACGACATCGCTCCCGGGCTGGTCGCCAAGACCAAGAAGCGACTCGTCGTGGCCGGCGGACGATCCCACCCCGACCTCTCCGCAGATGTGGCGACGGCACTGGGCACGCAGCTCGTGCCCACCGAGTACCGCACGTTCGCGTCCGGCGAGATCCTCACGCGGTTCGAGGTCTCGATCCGCGGCTGCGACTTCTTCCTGATCCAGAGCTTCGGTCCGCCGGTGAACGAGTGGCTCATGGAGACGCTGATCATGCTGGATGCCGCCAAGCGCGCGTCCGCCAAGCGGATCACCGTCGTCGCGCCGTACTACCCGTACTCGCGTCAGGACAAGAAGAGCCGTGGCCGCGAGCCGATCAGCGCACGCCTGGTGGCCGACCTCCTCAAGACGGCCGGCGCCGACCGCGTCATGAGCGTCGACCTGCACGCCGCCCAGATCCAGGGGTTCTTCGACGGCCCGGTCGATCACCTCTTCGCCAAGCCGGTGCTGCTGGAGTACTTCGAGCGAACCCTCTCGCCCGGTGACCGGTCCAAGCTCACCGTGGTCTCGCCCGACACCGGCCGGGTGCGGGTCGCCGACACGTGGTCGGACAGCCTCGGGGCGCCGCTCGCGATCATCCACAAGCGCCGCGACCCGAATGTCGCGAACCAGGTGACCGTCAACGAGATCGTCGGGCAGGTCGACGGACGCGTCTGCCTGCTCGTGGACGACATGATCGACACCGGCGGCACGATCGTCAAGGCCGCCGAGGCCCTGAAGAACAGCGGCGCCGAGCGGGTCATCGTGGCGGCCACGCACGCGATCTTCAGCGACCCGGCCGCTTCCCGCCTGCAGTCCGAGGCGATCGATGAGGTCGTCGTGACCGACACGGTGCCGATCCCGGCCGACAAGCGCTTCGCATCGCTGACCATCCTGCCGATCGCACCGCTCCTGGCACGCGCCATCCACGAGGTCTTCGAGGACGGCTCGGTCACCAGCATGTTCGACGGCGCGGCCTGA